The Bacillus sp. FJAT-27916 genomic interval TTTTAGCGCTGGGAATTCTTGTATTTGTTGAATCGCGAGATATATCAGATAGTGCGTATGGTTCTGCAATTGGTCCTAAAACTTTTCCGATGGGGTTAGGGATAGCATTGTTCATTCTTGGCGGAATTCTCCTTATTGAGACGATAAAAAATAAAGAGCCTAAAGAGACACAAAAAAAAAATAAAGACTTATATAATTATAAACAATTTATAATAATCTTTCTTGTCGCACTAGGTTACGTATTGCTTCTTGAAAAACTAGGCTATATTATTTCTACATTCTTATTTCTTTTAATTAGTTTCAGTACCTTTGAAAAGAAAAAATGGCTTAGTTCTATTATTGTGTCCGGTGCATTCACATTGTTTGTTTATTATGTATTCGTTAATGTTCTAGGTGGTTCCTTACCCGGGTTTCCATTCTAAAGGAAGGAAGAGAATTCATGGAGACACTACAATTTTTAATGAATGGGTTTGCGATAGCATTTCAATGGCATAATATACTTTTTGCATTAATAGGTGTGCTTATCGGTACTGCAGTAGGTGTATTACCGGGTATTGGACCAATGAGTGGGGTGGCATTGTTGATACCAGTTACAGCTACATTAACATCTGGGCTACCAGTTGAAATGGCTGCAACCAGTTCAATTATACTTCTTGCAGGGGTATATTATGGAGCAATGTATGGAGGGTCGACTACTTCTATCTTATTAAATACTCCTGGGGAATCATCATCTGTAGTTACTACATTAGATGGTTATGAAATGGCAAAACAGGGAAGAGCAGGTTCAGCTTTAGCTATTGCCGCTATTGGATCATTTGTCGCAGGTATAGTGTCGTTAATTGGATTGGTTTTATTAGCAAGGCCATTATCTAAAGTTGCCATTGATTTTGGTCCCGCAGATTATTTTTCTCTTATGCTATTAGGGTTGGCAGCTGTTAGCGGCCTAGCTGGGAAATCTATAACTAAAGCGCTAATAATGACTGTTCTAGGTCTGTTGTTAGGAACAATTGGGATAGATGCTGTTTCAGGAATATCACGATTTACATATGATCAACCTGTACTTTATAGCGGTATTGAATTCTTAACAGTAGCCGTAGGATTATTTGCATTAGGTGAGGTTTTCAAAACAATTATTGAAAAAGAAAAGGATGAAGAGCCGGTCGCAAAAATTAAACGTATCATCCCTACAAAACAAGATTTAAAAGACAGCGCCGCACCTATTGGCCGTGGTTCCATTTTAGGTTTTTTTCTAGGAGTTTTGCCAGGTGCAGGTGCTACACTTGCTTCTTTCTTTGCATATATTGCGGAAAAAAAGATTAGCAAAAATCCAGAAACATTTGGAAAAGGAAATATTGCTGGGGTTGCATCTCCGGAATCAGCCAACAATGCTGCGTCTGGTGGAGCGATGATACCGCTTTTGACTTTAGGGATACCTGGATCAGGAACAACAGCTATTTTGATGGGCGCTTTTATTATGTATAATATCCAACCGGGTCCTTTACTTTTTGAAGAGCATCCACAAGTCGCATGGGGATTAATTGCGAGTATGTTTTTAGGGAATCTAATGTTACTTATCTTAAATATGCCACTTGTACGTATCTTCGCAAAAGTAATTGAGACACCAAAGAAATATCTATTGCCATTAATTATCGCCATATCCGTATTTGGTGTCTATGCGGTTCAATATACAACATTTGATTTGCTATTATTGTTAGGCTGCGGTGTGGCAGGTTATTATTTGTCAAAAAATGATTATCCTGTAGCTCCATTAGTGCTTGCTCTAGTGTTGGGACCAATGATTGAAAATAATATGAGACGTGCATTAACAATTTCTAATGGTGACTTTAGTATCTTTGTAACAAATACATTGTCATTAATATTTTTAGTGATTGCTGTTTTATGGATACTAGTGCCTTTGCTTCTTAAGATACGAGGAAAAAACGTTATTATTAACGAAGAAGGGTAATAAGTATTTTTTAAAGACTGCCTTCAAAAGGCAACTTTTTGTTGTTCGTTA includes:
- a CDS encoding tripartite tricarboxylate transporter TctB family protein; amino-acid sequence: MNRYFDRIASIGFLALGILVFVESRDISDSAYGSAIGPKTFPMGLGIALFILGGILLIETIKNKEPKETQKKNKDLYNYKQFIIIFLVALGYVLLLEKLGYIISTFLFLLISFSTFEKKKWLSSIIVSGAFTLFVYYVFVNVLGGSLPGFPF
- a CDS encoding tripartite tricarboxylate transporter permease gives rise to the protein METLQFLMNGFAIAFQWHNILFALIGVLIGTAVGVLPGIGPMSGVALLIPVTATLTSGLPVEMAATSSIILLAGVYYGAMYGGSTTSILLNTPGESSSVVTTLDGYEMAKQGRAGSALAIAAIGSFVAGIVSLIGLVLLARPLSKVAIDFGPADYFSLMLLGLAAVSGLAGKSITKALIMTVLGLLLGTIGIDAVSGISRFTYDQPVLYSGIEFLTVAVGLFALGEVFKTIIEKEKDEEPVAKIKRIIPTKQDLKDSAAPIGRGSILGFFLGVLPGAGATLASFFAYIAEKKISKNPETFGKGNIAGVASPESANNAASGGAMIPLLTLGIPGSGTTAILMGAFIMYNIQPGPLLFEEHPQVAWGLIASMFLGNLMLLILNMPLVRIFAKVIETPKKYLLPLIIAISVFGVYAVQYTTFDLLLLLGCGVAGYYLSKNDYPVAPLVLALVLGPMIENNMRRALTISNGDFSIFVTNTLSLIFLVIAVLWILVPLLLKIRGKNVIINEEG